A window of Cellulomonas sp. SLBN-39 genomic DNA:
GCCATCGTGGAGTACCGCCGCGGGCAGGGCACCGACGGTCCCCTGTTCATCGGGCGCGACACGCACGCGCTGTCGGAGCCCGCGTGGGCCACGGCGCTGGAGGTGCTCGCGGCCGCCGAGGTCGAGGTGCACGTCGACGCCCGCGACTCGTGGACGCCGACGCCCGCGGTGTCGCTGGCGATCCTGCGGCACAACGGCGCCGGCACGTCCGAGGGCGTGCGCACCCGCGGCCCGGGCCTGGCCGACGGGATCGTCGTGACCCCGTCGCACAACCCCCCGCGCGACGGCGGGTTCAAGTACAACCCGCCGCACGGCGGCCCCGCGGGGTCCGAGGCGACGGGGTGGATCGCGGACCGCGCGAACGAGATCCTGCGGTCGGGGTCGCGCCAGGTGCCCCGGGTGCCGCTGGCCCGCGCGCTGGCCGCGTCGACGACGCGCAAGCACGACTACCTGTCGTCGTACGTCGACGACCTCGCCAACGTCGTGGACCTCGAGGCGATCCGCACGGCGGGCGTGCGGATCGGCGCGGACCCCCTCGGCGGGGCGTCGGTGGAGTACTGGGGCGCGATCGGCGAGCGGTACGGCCTGGACCTGACGGTCGTGAACCCGCACGTGGACCCGCGCTGGTCGTTCATGACGCTGGACTGGGACGGCAAGATCCGCATGGACTGCTCGTCGCCGTACGCGATGGCGTCGCTGTTGGAGCGGATGCGCCCGGGTGCGGACGGCACGGCGCCGTTCGACATCGCCACGGGCAACGACGCGGACTCCGACCGGCACGGCATCGTCACGCCCGACGCGGGCCTGATGAACCCGAACCACTACCTCGCGGTGGCGATCTCCTACCTGTTCTCCGGCGCGCGCCCCGGCTGGCCGGCGGACGCCGCGATCGGCAAGACCCTGGTCTCGTCGTCGCTGATCGACCGGGTCGCGGGCTCGCTGGGCCGGCGCCTGCTCGAGGTGCCCGTGGGCTTCAAGTGGTTCGTGCCCGGGCTAGTCGACGGGTCCGTCGGCTTCGGTGGCGAGGAGTCCGCCGGGGCGTCGTTCCTGCGCACCGACGGCACCGTGTGGACCACGGACAAGGACGGGATCCTGCCCGCGCTGCTGGCGTCGGAGATCCTCGCGACCACGGGCAAGAGCCCGTCGCAGCACCACGCGGAGCTGGTCGACCGGTTCGGCGCGTCGCACTACGCCCGCGTCGACGCGCCCGCGACGCGCGAGCAGAAGGCCACGCTGGCGGCGCTGTCGCCCGAGCAGGTGACCGCGACCGAGCTCGCCGGGGAGGCCATCACGGCCCGGCTGACGCGGGCGCCGGGCAACGACGCCTCGATCGGCGGCCTCAAGGTGACCACCGAGAACGCGTGGTTCGCGGCCCGCCCGTCGGGCACCGAGGACGTCTACAAGATCTACGCCGAGTCGTTCGTCTCGGCCGAGCACCTCGCCCAGGTGCAGGAGGCCGCCAAGCAGGTGGTCTCGCAGGCCCTGGGCGGCTGACGTGCACCGGCGGCGGCACCCGAGGGTGCCGCCGCCGGGCCGGTCTCCCGCCGGCTGGCCCCCCTGCCCGGGAACGGCACCACCTGCGGGAGGACGTCGGCGCCCGGACCCTCACGGGTCCGGGCGCCGTCCACGGGTGTGCGTCAGGCCGCCAGGCGGCCCAGCCCCGTGAACTGCCACCCCGCCGAACGCCAGCGGTCGACGGGGAGCTTGCCGCGCGCGTCGATCACGCGCGGGACCTGGGTGAGCGCGGCGAGACGCTCGGGGTCGGCCTGCACGAACTCGTCCCACTCGGTCAGGACGAGCACGACGTCGGCACCCTCGACGGCCTCCTCGGCGCTCGTCGCGTACGCGAGCGTCGGGAACAGGCGCCGGGCGGTGTCGCCGGCCTCGGGGTCGAAGACCGTGACCTGGGCGCCGCGCAGGTGCAGGGCGGCCGCGACGTTCAGCGCCGGCGAGTCGCGCACGTCGTCCGTGAGCGGCTTGAACGCCGCCCCGAGGACGCCCACGCGCTTGTTCAGCACCGAGCCCTCGCACGCCTCGAGGGTCATGTCGACGACCCGCTCGCGCTGGCCCATGTTGATCTCGTCGACCTGCTGCAGCAGGCCCGACGCACGGTAGGCGCCGAGCTCGTTGGCGCGGTGCATGAGCGCCCGGATGTCCTTGGGCAGGCACCCGCCGCCGAAGCCGAGGCCCGCGTCGAGGAACTGCCGGCCGATGCGCTTGTCGTGGCCGAGCGCGTCGGCGAGCACCGTGACGTCGGCCCCGGCGGCCTCGCACACCCCGGCGATCGCGTTGATGAACGAGATCTTGGTGGCGAGGAACGCGTTGGCGCTGACCTTGACGAGCTCGGCCGTGGGCAGGTCCGTGACGACGACGGGCGTGCCCTCGGCGATGGGGCCGGCGTAGACGCGCCGCAGCACGCGCTCGGCCCGCTCGGACGCGCCGCCCAGGACGATGCGGTCCGGGTGCAGCGTGTCCTCGACGGCCTTGCCCTCGCGCAGGAACTCCGGGTTCCAGATGAGCTCGACGTCCAGGCCCGCGGGCGCCTGGTCGGCGACGAGGCCGCGCAGCCGGGCGGCGGTGCCGACCGGGACGGTCGACTTGCCGACGATCACGGCGTCCTTGGTGAGGTGGCGCGCGATCGCGGTGGTCGCGGCCTCGACGAAGCGCAGGTCGGCGGCGTGCGACGTGCGCTGCTGCGGGGTGCCGACGCACACGAAGTGCACGTCGCCCTGCGCGACCGCGGACGCCACGTCCGTGGTGAAGCGCAGGCGGCCCGTGGCGAGGTTCTTCTCCAGCAGGGTGTCGAGCCCGGGCTCGAAGAACGGCACCTTGCCGGCCTGCAGGGCCTCGACCTTGTGCGGGTCGGTGTCGACGCCGGTGACGTCGAAGCCGAGCTCGGCCATGGCGACCGCGTGGGTGGCGCCGAGGTAGCCGGTGCCGAGGACGGTGATCCGCGGCTGCTCGGTGGTCTCGGCGGCCGGGGTGGTGCGGGAGGTCTTGGTGCTCATCGTCGGTCTCCTCAGGGTGCGGTGGTGGCGAGGGGCGCGGGCGTCACGGCGCTCGCGTCGTCCGGCTCGGTGGCGGGCTCCGGCGTCGGTGCGGACGTCGGCTCCGGGGCCAGCTCGTCCGTGGGCGTCGGTCCCGGCGTCGCGGGGACGGTCGCCCCCGGCGTGGCCGGTTCGGGCTCCGGGGTCGGGCCGGACGGAGCCGGCGCGGGCGTGGTGGGCGCGGGCGTGGTGGGCTCGGGCGTGGTGGGCTCGGGCGTGGTGGGCTCGGGCGTGGTGGGCTCGGTGGTCGGCGCCGCGAGCGTCGCCATCACCGTGCCCGTGACGAACCCGGCGGCCGGGTTCGCGATGCCCGCCCTGAACGCCGCGAGCGAGTCGGCGCGGGACGTGATGCGCCAGTCGTTCGTGGTCCGCTCGCCCTGCACGTAGGACGTGACCGCGTGGTGGAAGTACGCGACCCCGATGATGTCGGCGTTCCTGGGCTCCGCCAGGGACGTGAACATCGACTCGAACCACTGCGGCTTCTTGCCGCTGATCTCCGTCGCCCCGACCTCCGCGAGCAGGATGGGCTTGTCGGTGAAGGAGCGCAGCTGGTCCAGCGTGCGGTCGAACGTGTAGTCGAACGTCGGCGGCTGGTTCTTGTCGAACGGCGGCCGGTAGTAGCCCGACAGGCCGACCCAGTCGACGTACTCGTCCCCGGGGTAGAGGCTGCGCGTGTACTCGACGGGCTTGTTGACCGCGGGGAGCCGGTTGACGATGTTCGGGGCCCAGACCCAGATCACGTACGCGTTGGCGCCCTCGGCCTCGAAGATGTCGTGCACGTGGCGCCACATCTTCACGTAGTCGCCGCGGTTGTTGCCGTTGACGGGCGCACCGTCGCTGGTCTGCTCGGACCACGGGTACCAGCCGCTGTTCATCTCGTGGTTGAGACGGATCGCCACGGGGAGCTTGAGCTTCGCGACGTCCCGGGCGTACTTGCGCAGGTACGCGTCGTGGTCGCCCTCGATGATCCGCGGCAGCGAGTACTCGGGCTCGTCGACGACGTCGTTCTCGGCGAGCATCGGGCGCGACTCCCACGTGAGCAGGGGCAGGTCGCCCTGCGCCCACGAGCGGGTGACGGCGTCGGCCCGGAAGTCCGAGTCCCAGCCCTGGAAGTAGCCGGCCATGTTCGGCGAGACGCCGACCTTCGTCGCCACGTCGTTGTACTCCGACCAGTTGAACGGCGACTGGAGCGTGTACAGCCCGAAGTAGCGCTGGTCGGGCGCGAGCAGCTCGGACAGGCGCGGTGCGGTGGGCTTCGGCGGGTTCTTCGCCGCGTCCCGCTCCTTGCGCAGCGCGTCGGCCTGGGCCTTCTGCCGCGCCGCCTCCTCCTTGGCCTTCTGCTCCCGGGCGTAGGCGGCCCGCAGGCGCGCCTCCTCGTCGGCCCTCTGCGCGGCCAGCGCGTCGCGCGACGCCCGGGCCGCGGCCGCCTGCTGCTGCGCGAGCTGCTCGCGGACCTGCGCCCCCTCGGCGCGCCCGAGCGCGTCGGCGGCGGCACGCTCGGCCGCGGCCTTGGCCCGGCCGCGCTGGGCGGCGGCGGCACGCTCGGCGGCCGCCTTCTGCCGGCCCTCCTCCGCGGCCTTCTCGCGCTCCGCCGCGGCCTTCTCCTTGCCGCGCTTCTCGGCGGCGGCCTTCTCCGCCGCCGCCTTCTCGGCGCCGCTGGCCTGGCCCTCGGCCCGCTCGCGCGCGGCCTTCTCCTGCCAGGACTCGATGTCGGAGATCTGGGCGTCACGGTCCTCGAGGATCGCGCGCAGGTCCGCGTTCTCCTGCGCGAGCTGCGCCTCGGCCTCGGTCATCGTGGCGCCCGGCCCGGCGGACCGCGGCGACATCCAGACCAGGCCCGTGACCAGGCCCAGCGCCACGGCGACCACGAGGGCACCCAGGCGGGCGGCGAAGCCCAGGCGCCCGGTCATCGTCCACCAGTGCGTCACGCGGCGCTCAGACATACACCACCGCCATTGCTGCGAACATCGCGAGACCGATCAGGTAGGGCACGAGGACCTGGAGGTTGCGCCGCGGCCGCGCGGGCACCGGCTCCTCCACCTCGGTGCGGGTACGGGTGCGGGTGCGCAGCGCGAGCCGCGCGTCGGTGTCGAGCTCGTCGTCGGGGCGGCGCGCACCTCCGACGGCGGGCGTGCCGTGCGGGGGCGTGCGGTCCACGAGGTCGCGGGGCGCGTGCGGGTCGACCGCCTCGAGCTCGGCGATGAGGTCGCCGTTGCCGGCGTCGTCCTTGCTGCCCACGTACGCCCCGGCACGGGTGCCCCATCCGGCGACGTGCGCCATGCGGAAGAAGCCCAGCAGGCGGATCGGCATGAGGAACAGCGTCGAGACGATGATGAAGACCGGCAGCCGGAAGAAGTCCGAGGGCTTCTCCTGCAGGTGCCGGATCTGCCGGATCGCCATGGACAGCACCGACGAGACGACCATGAGCCCGACGACCCAGGCGATGCCCTGCACGCCCGTCGTCGTCTCGAGGATCGCCTGGTAGAGGTTGATCCCCGTGCCGGAGACGGCGCGGTAGACCCAGCCGGCGATCGTCCCGAACAGCAGGAACGGCAGGACGATGTCGGTGAGGAAGAAGATCGCCAGCACCGGCGCGTGCCCGATCATCCAGGGCAGCATGCGCAGGGTGTTGTACTGGCTCCCGCGCGACCAGCGCAGCTGCTGCTTGAAGAGCTTCTTCACCTGCAGCGGCGCGTCGGTGTAGACGAGGCTCGAGTACTGGTAGACGGTCTTGTAGCCGGCCTTCAGCGTGAGGTTCGTCAGCGTCCGGTCGTCGGAGACCTCGAGGAACACCCCGAGGAACTTCTCCGTCATGAACGCGTCCATGACCTGCACGAGGATGCGCCGCCGGAAGGCGATGGTGCGGCCCGGCAGGCAGCCGACCTGACCGAGGTACGACTGCGCGGGCATCGAGTACAGCGCGCGGGTGTTCTCCAGCCAGTCCGCCCAGCGGGTGATCCACGAGCGCTCGGGCTCGAGGATCCGCTGCCGGGTGGTGACGCCGCCGACGTTGGGGTCGGCGAACGGCTTGACCAGCTCCGGCAGCGTGCCGTCGGTCCAGACCGTGTCGGAGTCGACGAGCACGGTGATCTCGCCGCGCGACATCTGCGTGCCGATCTTCACGGCGTTGCGCTTGCCGGGGATCGGGGTGTGGACGCGCTGGACGAGACCGCCGAACTCGTCGCACACGGCCTCGAGCCCGGGGTTCGGTGCGCCGTTGATGACGACGATGACCTCGTCGGGCTCCTGGTCGACGATCCGCTGGAGGACGTCGCGGAACAGGTCGAGCGGCTCGTCGACGACGGGGATGACCACGCTCGTCGAGACGTCGTAGGGGGCCGTCGCCGGGCGGTACCGCCGCGACAGGACGACCTTGAGGATCCACAGCGCCCACACGAGGCCCGAGAACACCGCGAACAGGTAGATCTCGCTCTGGCCCTCGAACATGTGACGCAGTTGGAGGATGAAGATGAACATGGCGCTCCTCGCGCTCGCCGGGCAGGGGAGTACTGATCGACGCCGTCGGCGATGCAGCGGGAGACGCAGCGGGATGCCTCGGCAGCCGGCGTCGGTGGAGGCCCGCACGGGCCCCGGTCCCCCGACCGGTCTGACGCCTGCGGCGACGCGCCCGGCTGGTGCACCGGGCGCGCGTCGCGGCCATCCCCCCGGTGCCGCTGGGTGCGGCACCCCTCGGTCGGGGTGCACCCACCATGACTTGCCTGAGTCACTGATGTAAAGCCCGCCATGAGAACTCTGCGTGAACGCTCCGTCCGGTTTGCGGGCCCCCCAAAACAGGACATCTACGACGACGCCGCTGGTCAGAGGGCCGCCAGAACGGACGATTCGTGTGAACGACGTGTTTCGTGACACCATCCACGATGTGGGCAGAACGGGCGTCCAAGTCACAATCCATTGAGGCGCTCGTCACACCGCATATCGGACACTTGTCACAGAGCCTGTGAGGAAGCCGACCCCGACCGGGGTCGGCGACCGGGTCGGCGCGGTGCGAGAGTGGGCCCGTGCTCCAGCCCTATCGGGACGTCCTCGCGCGCCCCGGCGCGCTCGCGTTCTCCGCCACCGGTGCGGTCGCGCGGATGCCCATGTCGATGGTCGGCATCGGGATCGTCCTCCTCGTCGCCGCGCTCTACGACTCCTACGCCATGGCCGGTCGGGTCTCCGCGGCCTTCGTCGTCGCGCAGGCCGTCTGCTCCCCGCAGATCGGGCGGCTCGTCGACCGGTTCGGGCAGGCCCGGGTCATGCGCCCCGCGCTCGTCGCGTCCGCCGCCGGCATCGTCGGGCTCGTGACCGCCGCGCTGACCGGCGCCCCCGAGGCGGTCCTCTACGTGCCCGCCGTCGTCGCCGGCGCCACCATCGGCTCGTTCGGCTCCCTCGTGCGGGCCCGCTGGAGCGCGCTGCTCGGCGCCGACCCCCGCCGCGTGCACACCGCGTTCTCGCTGGAGTCGGCGCTCGACGAGCTCGTGTTCGTCGTCGGCCCCGTGCTGGCGACCGTGCTGGCCACCGGCGTGCACCCCGCCGCCGGCCTGGCCGTGCCCGTGGCGGCCATGCTCGTCGGCGGTCTGGCGTTCCTCGGCCAGCGCGGCACCGAGCCGCCGCCCGCGCCCGCGCACGAGCCGCGCGCCCGCGGCACCGTGCTGCGGCACCCCGCGATGGTCGTGCTCGTCGTCGCGTTCGTCGCGATGGGCGCCATCTTCGGGGCCACCGACGTGTCCACCGTCGCGTTCGCCGAGGAGGCCGGCGCCCCCGGCCTGGCCGGCGTCGTCCTCGCCGTCTTCGCCCTCGGGTCCCTGATCTCCGGGCTGCTGTACGGCGCCCGCCACTGGGTCGCCCCGCTCCCCCGCCGGTTCGTCCTCGGCATGGTCGCCCTCGCCGTCGGCGTCGGGGCGTTCGTGCTGGCCCAGTCCCTCGCCGTGCTGGCCGCGGTGATGTTCGTGGTCGGGTTCGCCATCGCCCCGTCGCTGATCAACGGCAACGCGCTCGTGCAGGACATCGTGCCGCCCGGGCGGCTCACCGAGGGCCTGACGTGGGTCGGCACCGGGCTGGGCGTCGGCGTCTCGATCGGCTCGTCCGTGGCGGGCGCGCGGATCGACGCCGCCGGTGCGCACGCCGGGTTCCTCGTCGTCGTCGCCGCGGGCGCCCTCGCCCTGGTCACGACCCTGGCCGCGTGGCCGACGCTGCACCGCACGTCGGTCGCCGCACCGGCCGACGCCGTGCCCGGGACGCCCTAGCCTGGCGGCCGTGAGCACCGTCGCCACCGACCCCGGCACCGTCGACCCCCGCACCGTCGACCGGCTGCGTCGCGTCCTCGCGCCGCTGGGCACGCTCGAGCACGCGGAGCGCCTCACCGGCGGGACGTTCGCGACCACCTACCGCGCCCGCCTCGCCGACGGCACGCGCGTCGTGGTCAAGACCGCCCCCACCGACGCCACCCGGCTCATGACCTACGAGCACGACCTCGTCCGGACCGAGGCCCGCGTGTACGCGCTGGCCGCCGGGCACCCCGGGGTGCGCACCCCCGCGCTGCTGGCCACCGACCTGACCCGGACGGTGCTGCCGGGCGACGTCGTGGTCGCCGCGCACCTGCCCGGCGTGCCCTGGGCCGAGGCCGACCTCCCGCCCGACGACGCCCGCACCGCTCGGCTGCGTCGCGAGCTCGGCGCCGTGATGGCCCACCTGCACGCGGTCGACGGGCCCGCGTTCGGGTACCTCGGCGCCGTCGAGGCCGCCGGCGGCCCCGCCGACCCACCCGGCACGCGGCTGCACGGGCGCACCTGGCCGGAGGCGTTCGGGCGCGTCGTCGGGGCGATCCTCGCCGACGCGCGGGCGTGGGACGTGACCGTGCCCGCGGACGCGGTGCGGGCCGCCCTCGCCGCGCACCACGACGCGCTCGCCGCCGTCACGCGCCCGGTCCTCGTGCACGGCGACCTGTGGCCCGGCAACGTGTTCGTCGACCCCGCCACGGGGGCGCTCACCGGCGTGATCGACGCCGAGCGCGCCCTGTGGGCCGACCCGCTGCTCGAGCTCGTCGGCGCCGACCCGTGGACCCTCGGCCCGCCGTCGGCCGACGTGCTGGCCGGGTACGCGGGCGTCGCGCCGCTCGACACGACGAGCGACGCCGCGCGCACCCGGATGCTGCTGTACCGCCTCCACACCGCCCTCGTGCTGCGCGTGGAGGGCGCCCCGCGGGGCTACGCGCCCGAGGCCGTCGCGTGGTGCCGCC
This region includes:
- a CDS encoding MFS transporter, with amino-acid sequence MLQPYRDVLARPGALAFSATGAVARMPMSMVGIGIVLLVAALYDSYAMAGRVSAAFVVAQAVCSPQIGRLVDRFGQARVMRPALVASAAGIVGLVTAALTGAPEAVLYVPAVVAGATIGSFGSLVRARWSALLGADPRRVHTAFSLESALDELVFVVGPVLATVLATGVHPAAGLAVPVAAMLVGGLAFLGQRGTEPPPAPAHEPRARGTVLRHPAMVVLVVAFVAMGAIFGATDVSTVAFAEEAGAPGLAGVVLAVFALGSLISGLLYGARHWVAPLPRRFVLGMVALAVGVGAFVLAQSLAVLAAVMFVVGFAIAPSLINGNALVQDIVPPGRLTEGLTWVGTGLGVGVSIGSSVAGARIDAAGAHAGFLVVVAAGALALVTTLAAWPTLHRTSVAAPADAVPGTP
- the pgm gene encoding phosphoglucomutase (alpha-D-glucose-1,6-bisphosphate-dependent) is translated as MDPRAGTLAQPSDLVDLDALLSAYADRQPDLDDPAQRVVFGTSGHRGSALDGAFNEAHIVAITAAIVEYRRGQGTDGPLFIGRDTHALSEPAWATALEVLAAAEVEVHVDARDSWTPTPAVSLAILRHNGAGTSEGVRTRGPGLADGIVVTPSHNPPRDGGFKYNPPHGGPAGSEATGWIADRANEILRSGSRQVPRVPLARALAASTTRKHDYLSSYVDDLANVVDLEAIRTAGVRIGADPLGGASVEYWGAIGERYGLDLTVVNPHVDPRWSFMTLDWDGKIRMDCSSPYAMASLLERMRPGADGTAPFDIATGNDADSDRHGIVTPDAGLMNPNHYLAVAISYLFSGARPGWPADAAIGKTLVSSSLIDRVAGSLGRRLLEVPVGFKWFVPGLVDGSVGFGGEESAGASFLRTDGTVWTTDKDGILPALLASEILATTGKSPSQHHAELVDRFGASHYARVDAPATREQKATLAALSPEQVTATELAGEAITARLTRAPGNDASIGGLKVTTENAWFAARPSGTEDVYKIYAESFVSAEHLAQVQEAAKQVVSQALGG
- a CDS encoding UDP-glucose/GDP-mannose dehydrogenase family protein; the protein is MSTKTSRTTPAAETTEQPRITVLGTGYLGATHAVAMAELGFDVTGVDTDPHKVEALQAGKVPFFEPGLDTLLEKNLATGRLRFTTDVASAVAQGDVHFVCVGTPQQRTSHAADLRFVEAATTAIARHLTKDAVIVGKSTVPVGTAARLRGLVADQAPAGLDVELIWNPEFLREGKAVEDTLHPDRIVLGGASERAERVLRRVYAGPIAEGTPVVVTDLPTAELVKVSANAFLATKISFINAIAGVCEAAGADVTVLADALGHDKRIGRQFLDAGLGFGGGCLPKDIRALMHRANELGAYRASGLLQQVDEINMGQRERVVDMTLEACEGSVLNKRVGVLGAAFKPLTDDVRDSPALNVAAALHLRGAQVTVFDPEAGDTARRLFPTLAYATSAEEAVEGADVVLVLTEWDEFVQADPERLAALTQVPRVIDARGKLPVDRWRSAGWQFTGLGRLAA
- a CDS encoding glycoside hydrolase family 26 protein, whose protein sequence is MSERRVTHWWTMTGRLGFAARLGALVVAVALGLVTGLVWMSPRSAGPGATMTEAEAQLAQENADLRAILEDRDAQISDIESWQEKAARERAEGQASGAEKAAAEKAAAEKRGKEKAAAEREKAAEEGRQKAAAERAAAAQRGRAKAAAERAAADALGRAEGAQVREQLAQQQAAAARASRDALAAQRADEEARLRAAYAREQKAKEEAARQKAQADALRKERDAAKNPPKPTAPRLSELLAPDQRYFGLYTLQSPFNWSEYNDVATKVGVSPNMAGYFQGWDSDFRADAVTRSWAQGDLPLLTWESRPMLAENDVVDEPEYSLPRIIEGDHDAYLRKYARDVAKLKLPVAIRLNHEMNSGWYPWSEQTSDGAPVNGNNRGDYVKMWRHVHDIFEAEGANAYVIWVWAPNIVNRLPAVNKPVEYTRSLYPGDEYVDWVGLSGYYRPPFDKNQPPTFDYTFDRTLDQLRSFTDKPILLAEVGATEISGKKPQWFESMFTSLAEPRNADIIGVAYFHHAVTSYVQGERTTNDWRITSRADSLAAFRAGIANPAAGFVTGTVMATLAAPTTEPTTPEPTTPEPTTPEPTTPAPTTPAPAPSGPTPEPEPATPGATVPATPGPTPTDELAPEPTSAPTPEPATEPDDASAVTPAPLATTAP
- a CDS encoding phosphotransferase family protein, which gives rise to MSTVATDPGTVDPRTVDRLRRVLAPLGTLEHAERLTGGTFATTYRARLADGTRVVVKTAPTDATRLMTYEHDLVRTEARVYALAAGHPGVRTPALLATDLTRTVLPGDVVVAAHLPGVPWAEADLPPDDARTARLRRELGAVMAHLHAVDGPAFGYLGAVEAAGGPADPPGTRLHGRTWPEAFGRVVGAILADARAWDVTVPADAVRAALAAHHDALAAVTRPVLVHGDLWPGNVFVDPATGALTGVIDAERALWADPLLELVGADPWTLGPPSADVLAGYAGVAPLDTTSDAARTRMLLYRLHTALVLRVEGAPRGYAPEAVAWCRRTAERTWAWAFDELAALR
- a CDS encoding glycosyltransferase family 2 protein: MFIFILQLRHMFEGQSEIYLFAVFSGLVWALWILKVVLSRRYRPATAPYDVSTSVVIPVVDEPLDLFRDVLQRIVDQEPDEVIVVINGAPNPGLEAVCDEFGGLVQRVHTPIPGKRNAVKIGTQMSRGEITVLVDSDTVWTDGTLPELVKPFADPNVGGVTTRQRILEPERSWITRWADWLENTRALYSMPAQSYLGQVGCLPGRTIAFRRRILVQVMDAFMTEKFLGVFLEVSDDRTLTNLTLKAGYKTVYQYSSLVYTDAPLQVKKLFKQQLRWSRGSQYNTLRMLPWMIGHAPVLAIFFLTDIVLPFLLFGTIAGWVYRAVSGTGINLYQAILETTTGVQGIAWVVGLMVVSSVLSMAIRQIRHLQEKPSDFFRLPVFIIVSTLFLMPIRLLGFFRMAHVAGWGTRAGAYVGSKDDAGNGDLIAELEAVDPHAPRDLVDRTPPHGTPAVGGARRPDDELDTDARLALRTRTRTRTEVEEPVPARPRRNLQVLVPYLIGLAMFAAMAVVYV